In the Deltaproteobacteria bacterium genome, one interval contains:
- the rlmN gene encoding 23S rRNA (adenine(2503)-C(2))-methyltransferase RlmN: protein MRQNILDLTLDRLSSWCSERELKRYVPPQVYQWLYSKKVVSFEEMTNIAVETRALFAEYFYIGRLEVGARHHSQVDQSRKYLFRLQDGRSIESVLMPQKNRLTLCVSSQVGCAMGCKFCKTAEMKLVRNLTQGEILGQILEVWRELSPGTRISNIVLMGMGEPLHNYDNLLSSIRIMTDDRGLGISQRKITVSTVGLAPEIERFANDSGVKLALSLNATTEEGRQNLMPITKKYSLERVIEACKKYTELQPKRRVTLEYVMMAGINDSLEDAKRLARIGSHIPCKINLIPYNEYPASPFQRPSEEKVGLFFHYLADRHFQVNIRYSKGLDVMGACGQLCVNPGTPSPVTT from the coding sequence ATGCGCCAGAACATACTGGATCTGACCTTGGATCGACTCTCTTCCTGGTGTTCGGAGAGGGAGCTCAAGAGGTATGTTCCCCCGCAGGTTTACCAGTGGCTTTATTCCAAGAAGGTTGTCTCTTTTGAGGAGATGACAAACATTGCCGTGGAGACTCGGGCACTCTTTGCGGAATATTTTTATATCGGGCGACTCGAGGTCGGTGCCCGTCATCACTCCCAGGTTGATCAATCGAGAAAATATCTATTTCGTCTTCAGGACGGTCGTTCGATTGAATCGGTCCTGATGCCGCAAAAAAATCGCCTGACCCTTTGTGTCTCGAGTCAGGTTGGATGTGCGATGGGGTGCAAGTTCTGTAAAACGGCCGAGATGAAACTCGTCCGGAATCTGACCCAAGGTGAAATTCTCGGACAGATTCTTGAGGTTTGGCGCGAACTTTCACCCGGAACCCGCATTAGCAACATTGTACTCATGGGGATGGGGGAGCCTCTTCATAATTATGACAATCTGCTCTCATCGATCCGGATTATGACCGATGATCGTGGTCTGGGAATCTCGCAGAGAAAGATCACAGTCTCTACGGTCGGTCTGGCTCCCGAAATAGAGCGCTTTGCTAACGACTCGGGTGTTAAATTGGCGCTTTCCTTAAATGCCACTACGGAAGAGGGGCGACAAAACTTGATGCCGATCACCAAAAAATATTCTTTAGAGCGGGTCATTGAGGCCTGCAAAAAATATACGGAGTTGCAGCCCAAGCGACGGGTAACCCTTGAATACGTCATGATGGCTGGGATCAATGATTCCCTGGAGGATGCGAAGCGATTGGCCCGGATTGGTTCGCATATCCCGTGCAAAATTAACCTCATCCCCTACAACGAGTACCCCGCTTCTCCCTTCCAACGTCCCTCAGAGGAAAAGGTCGGTCTCTTTTTTCATTATCTGGCTGACCGGCATTTTCAGGTGAATATCCGTTATTCCAAGGGACTGGATGTTATGGGGGCGTGTGGTCAGTTGTGTGTAAATCCGGGAACCCCCTCACCGGTGACGACCTGA
- the mtnP gene encoding S-methyl-5'-thioadenosine phosphorylase: protein MSEPLIGIIGGSGLYEIEGLKVIEEINLETPFGKPSDAFMAGEMAGRKVVFLSRHGRGHRLSPSELNFRANIWGMKKLGVEWIIAVSAVGSMREEIHPGDMVIVDQFFDRTRGRPSTFFTEGVVAHVTFADPLCPSLRKILIQSGKTVGATIHEKGTYLCMEGPQFSTRSESNLYRKWGMDVIGMTNLQEAKLAREAEICYATIALSTDYDCWHEHHGDVTVDAIVAVLKKNVETAKKMIREAIKIIQHPRNCGCGEALKTAILTDRQAISPEAKKKLELIAGRYFS from the coding sequence ATGTCAGAACCATTAATTGGTATCATCGGCGGCAGTGGACTCTATGAGATAGAGGGTTTGAAGGTTATTGAAGAGATCAATCTTGAGACCCCTTTTGGAAAGCCTTCGGATGCCTTTATGGCGGGTGAGATGGCAGGGAGAAAGGTGGTTTTTCTCTCCCGGCATGGGCGTGGACACCGTCTCTCTCCTTCAGAGCTCAATTTCAGGGCGAATATCTGGGGAATGAAGAAACTGGGAGTTGAATGGATTATTGCGGTCTCTGCCGTTGGAAGCATGAGGGAGGAGATTCATCCGGGTGATATGGTTATTGTCGACCAATTTTTTGACAGAACGCGTGGTCGTCCCTCCACCTTTTTTACGGAGGGTGTTGTCGCCCACGTCACTTTTGCGGATCCTCTCTGCCCGTCGCTTCGCAAGATACTGATCCAGTCAGGGAAGACTGTTGGGGCAACCATTCATGAAAAGGGGACCTATCTTTGTATGGAAGGGCCTCAGTTTTCGACGCGGTCGGAATCAAATCTCTATCGAAAATGGGGAATGGATGTCATCGGGATGACCAACCTTCAAGAGGCAAAACTCGCCCGCGAGGCGGAAATTTGTTATGCAACGATCGCCCTTTCTACTGATTACGATTGTTGGCATGAGCATCATGGTGATGTGACGGTTGATGCGATTGTTGCTGTGCTTAAGAAGAATGTGGAGACCGCCAAGAAAATGATTCGTGAGGCAATCAAGATAATTCAACACCCGCGGAATTGCGGTTGTGGGGAGGCCTTAAAGACGGCGATTCTGACCGATCGGCAGGCGATTTCACCGGAAGCAAAGAAAAAACTGGAACTTATTGCAGGTCGGTATTTTTCATGA
- the recO gene encoding DNA repair protein RecO has translation MSSEEVHAIVLKTTPYREDDLLCDLFTLEKGRLLGLARSARKSRIRFGSVLTTANILKISLENKRGVSIVFLKEASLESPWVHLYGSLESLGVTLYFMELMRAFTFDGSPEPQKFHLLHHSLIALENGEEPSSVRTGFERHLLRLAGVLPYLQDCLRCHALEEQYYFVFQEGGLFCHNCLPAGSPFLTVSKDSLEDLFTPFLEYCIGRKIHSKTLCQKPPPKIVQEPVF, from the coding sequence ATGAGTTCCGAGGAAGTCCACGCGATTGTTCTAAAAACGACGCCGTATCGGGAAGACGACTTGCTCTGTGATCTTTTTACGTTAGAAAAGGGCCGGCTGTTAGGACTGGCCCGATCGGCCCGCAAGAGTCGCATCCGGTTTGGATCTGTTTTGACAACGGCCAATATTCTCAAGATCTCCCTTGAAAACAAGCGGGGGGTCTCCATCGTTTTTCTCAAAGAGGCCTCGCTTGAGTCCCCCTGGGTGCACCTTTATGGAAGTTTAGAATCTCTCGGTGTTACCCTTTATTTCATGGAACTGATGCGGGCCTTTACATTCGATGGATCGCCGGAGCCGCAGAAGTTTCATCTTCTGCATCACTCGCTGATTGCGCTGGAAAATGGGGAGGAGCCCTCTTCGGTGCGAACTGGTTTTGAGCGTCACCTGCTTCGTTTGGCGGGGGTTCTCCCTTACCTTCAGGATTGTTTAAGATGTCATGCCTTGGAGGAGCAATATTATTTCGTCTTTCAGGAGGGGGGCTTGTTTTGCCACAACTGTCTTCCCGCCGGATCCCCTTTTCTGACGGTCTCCAAGGACAGCCTGGAGGATCTCTTTACTCCGTTTTTGGAATACTGTATCGGTAGGAAAATCCATTCTAAAACTCTATGTCAAAAACCTCCCCCAAAAATTGTTCAAGAACCCGTTTTTTAA
- a CDS encoding sugar kinase — protein sequence MSVIVVGTVALDCIETPFGRADEMLGGSGTHFASAASYFAPVHLVGVVGEDFPREALHYLKERGVNLDHVVTAPGRSFRWEGRYHYDMNTRDTLKTELGVLAGFTPKISPSCREGEHLFLGNIHPAVQMQVLEQVRARTVSLDTMNLWIETERKGLEQVMARVDLMVLNEEEARQLSGEYSLVKAARTINRLGPRILVIKRGEYGALLFYKGEIFSAPGLPLEAVKDPTGAGDSFAGGLIGYLDRSGPLDFETLKKGVIMGSVMASFNVEDFGPNRLKKLGRDEIRGRIEEFRRLAHFEPLEV from the coding sequence ATGAGTGTCATTGTTGTTGGAACAGTCGCCCTGGATTGTATTGAAACTCCTTTTGGTCGTGCGGATGAGATGCTGGGGGGATCGGGGACCCATTTTGCCTCGGCGGCCTCCTATTTTGCCCCGGTTCATCTCGTCGGTGTGGTGGGGGAGGATTTTCCACGCGAGGCACTTCATTATCTCAAGGAGCGCGGTGTTAATCTGGACCATGTCGTAACGGCTCCCGGAAGGAGTTTTCGGTGGGAGGGGCGCTATCATTATGACATGAATACCCGTGATACCTTGAAAACGGAGTTAGGGGTCCTGGCTGGTTTTACGCCAAAAATATCCCCTTCCTGTCGTGAGGGGGAGCATCTCTTTTTGGGGAACATCCATCCAGCGGTCCAGATGCAGGTTTTGGAGCAGGTTCGGGCGAGAACGGTCTCGCTCGATACAATGAATTTGTGGATCGAAACGGAACGGAAGGGGCTCGAGCAGGTGATGGCTCGGGTTGACCTCATGGTCTTGAATGAGGAAGAGGCCCGCCAGCTCTCGGGAGAATATTCCCTTGTGAAAGCGGCCCGGACAATCAACCGTTTGGGGCCACGTATTCTGGTGATTAAACGAGGGGAGTATGGGGCCCTTCTCTTTTACAAGGGTGAGATCTTTTCAGCCCCCGGTCTTCCGCTGGAGGCGGTGAAAGATCCAACCGGGGCGGGGGATTCCTTTGCCGGGGGGCTCATCGGTTATCTTGATCGCTCAGGCCCCCTTGATTTTGAAACGCTCAAGAAGGGGGTTATCATGGGAAGTGTGATGGCCTCATTTAACGTTGAAGATTTTGGACCGAATCGTTTAAAGAAGCTTGGTCGTGATGAAATTCGAGGGCGGATTGAAGAGTTCAGGCGTCTTGCCCATTTTGAACCGTTGGAGGTCTAG
- a CDS encoding helix-turn-helix domain-containing protein, translating into MIESLGQYLKKEREGKGVPLEDLARSTKINLHFLESLEGDQWESLPKGAFILGFLKSYSREVGIPEVEVMRRYEALRPVSRGEEHPFQKFRGVEVRNRFFLFLLIALGLIILAAYLSTR; encoded by the coding sequence GTGATAGAATCGCTCGGACAGTATCTCAAGAAGGAGCGTGAGGGGAAAGGGGTGCCCCTTGAAGATTTGGCGCGTTCCACAAAGATAAATCTCCATTTTTTAGAGAGCCTGGAGGGGGACCAATGGGAGTCCCTCCCAAAAGGGGCCTTTATTCTCGGTTTTCTGAAGAGCTATAGCCGCGAGGTCGGTATTCCGGAGGTTGAGGTTATGCGTCGCTATGAGGCGCTTCGTCCAGTCTCTCGCGGCGAAGAACATCCCTTTCAAAAATTTCGTGGAGTTGAGGTCCGCAACCGGTTTTTCCTTTTTCTTCTGATTGCCCTTGGGTTGATCATTCTTGCTGCTTACCTCTCGACACGCTAG